A region from the Patagioenas fasciata isolate bPatFas1 chromosome 27, bPatFas1.hap1, whole genome shotgun sequence genome encodes:
- the LOC136115773 gene encoding uncharacterized protein yields the protein MGKVDASANASVLQLCQRQRGAFPARRCGRQTRCYGCGAFQAGLRAARPPSLWERGPSSAGGAQHGGAPAERGAERRPERAGVRHGRSQLDSSDSTLLGELSEEHSGELDSCTGGDSHTTAPHPEGAASQHADPRTLLDGPQGTGRTGRRSSAGPGVTSECHQGFTATLCPPSCSGRAASPARLCCSNAAVTAWVPEVLCGLSRPAGESALLLQESQVPGSSASPLGFLPLLPHRVSPFLPRPLLSLLRLTAVYFFPLPPPLFSSFPLLPGISGYTVEASPLSSSAVYSGGRMKCNSRQHQSVLPRLSCFPPFPPFSSASLSTLVCSQVPAGSAEEPVWDDQGDQPPPGYKPAGSWRAQTSPAVTRPTETAPREGSGGVSRLLEVTSIFSTDSDPPPFKQTPKQPVSGPVNTQ from the exons gggggcattcccagcccggcgctgcggtagacagacccgttgctacggctgcggggccttccaggccggactccgcgcggcgcggcccccgtcgctatgggaacggggcccttccagtgcgggcggcgcgcagcatggcggtgcccctgccgagcgcggcgctgagcggcgtccggagcgggcgggcgttcggcacggccg gtcccagctggactcgtctgactccacgctgctcggggagctgtctgaggagcactcgggggagctggattcctgcacaggaggagactctcacacaacagccccgcacccggagggtgctgcttcccagcacgcagaccccagaacacttctggatggaccacaggggacagggagaaccgggagaaggagctcagcaggccctggggtgacctctgagtgtcaccagggtttcactgcaactctgtgtcccccttcttgctcaggaagggcagcatcacccgcccggctctgctgcagcaacgctgctgtgacggcttgggtgccagaggtgctttgcggtctcagccgccccgcgggagaaagtgctcttcttctgcaggaatcccaagtacctggctcctctgcatctcctctgggttttctgcctctccttccacaccgggtgtctccttttctgcctcggcctttgctttcattgctccggctgacagccgtttacttttttcccctaccgccgcctcttttttcttcttttcctctccttccaggaatttctggatatactgtggaagcttctcctctttcttcttctgccgtttattctggaggccgaatgaaatgcaatagcaggcagcatcagtctgtcctgccacggctgagctgtttccctcccttccctcccttctcttctgcctcgctgtccacgctggtttgctcccaggttcccgcaggctccgccgaggagcccgtctgggatgaccagggagatcagccaccaccgggctacaaaccagccggcagctggcgagcccagaccagccctgcagtcacccggccgacagaaacagccccacgtgagggctctgggggtgtttccaggctgctggaagtgacaagtatattctcaactgacagtgacccgcctcccttcaagcaaacaccaaagcaaccggtcagtggtcccgtgaacacccagtga